One window from the genome of Nicotiana sylvestris chromosome 9, ASM39365v2, whole genome shotgun sequence encodes:
- the LOC138878595 gene encoding uncharacterized protein, protein MSSYFASYLVVPRYSLSATVYVSTPVGDAFIVDRVYHSCLVAIGSLETRVDLLLIDMVDFDVILHMDWLSPYHAILDFHAKTVTLALPVFHQLEWRGTPGHSTNRVISYVKARHMVEKRCLAYFAYVRDSSVAVPSINLVLVVREFLEVFLVDLLGIPLDSDIDFYIDLAPGNQPISIPPYHMAPPELKEWKEKLQDFLEKGFIKPSVSP, encoded by the coding sequence atgtcatcctattttgcttcatatttggttgtgcctcgttaTTCTTTGAGTGCTACTGTGTATGTGTCCACCCCCGTGGGAGATGCTTttattgtagatcgtgtttatCATTCGTGTTTGGTGGCTATTGGGAgccttgagactcgtgtagatctcctacttatcgatatggttgattttgatgtaattttgcatatggattggctgtcaccttatcatgctatattggattttcacgccaagacggtgaccttagccttgccggtaTTCCAtcaattagagtggagagggactcctggccattctaccaACAGAGTtatctcatatgtgaaggctcgacatatggtcgagaagaggtgtctagcttattttgcttatgttcgtgattctagtgtagCGGTTCCTTCTATTAATTTAGTACTGGTTGTTCGTGAATTTCTAGAGGTATTTCTTGTAgacctgctggggattccactcGACAGTGATATCGActtctatattgatttggctccggggaatcaacccatttctattccgccataccatatggccccaccagagttgaaggaatggaaggagaaattgcaagattttcttgaaaaaggctttattaaacctagtgtctcgccctag